The following coding sequences are from one Chanos chanos chromosome 12, fChaCha1.1, whole genome shotgun sequence window:
- the nrsn1l gene encoding neurensin 1-like has product MASCSAVCGSEPSERAQSVVDSGCHTFGVRSYLHHFYEECTASMWDQQEDFQTQRSPQWWSSGLWKVSLAFGAVVLLVGLVVLTVGYAIPTRIEAFGEGELLFVDRQAMRFNQGLHLSVMAGTGMLSLGGLLMAGGLLMSAFCRTHNKEEENQVKPSQRDKKGGQGGSAGAKSSPGAVTKSPVPVSSESKVPITLSKVENIQPSS; this is encoded by the exons ATGGCCTCCTGCTCAGCAGTCTGTGGGTCAGAGCCATCGGAGCGTGCTCAGAGTGTGGTCGATTCCGGTTGCCATACTTTTGGTGTTCGTTCCTACCTACACCATTTCTATGAGGAGTGTACAGCCTCCATGTGGGATCAGCAGGAAGATTTTCAGACCCAGAGATCGCCCCAGTGGTGGAGCTCAGGCCTCTGGAAG GTCTCTCTTGCATTTGGAGCTGTGGTGCTACTCGTGGGGCTGGTGGTGCTGACAGTGGGTTATGCCATCCCAACCCGTATCGAGGCCTTCGGGGAGGGGGAGCTGCTGTTTGTGGACAGGCAGGCAATGCGTTTTAACCAGGGGCTGCATCTCAGCGTGATGGCAGGGACAGGCATGCTCAGCCTGGGAGGACTTCTGATGGCAGGGGGCCTCCTCATGTCTGCCTTCTGCAGGACCCACAACAAAGAAGAGGAGAACCAGGTGAAACCCTCCCAAAGAGATAAGAAAGGAGGACAGGGGGGGTCAGCAGGAGCGAAGAGTTCACCTGGAGCGGTCACCAAGTCTCCGGTCCCTGTCTCATCTGAGAGCAAGGTGCCCATCACTCTCTCTAAAGTGGAGAACATCCAACCATCGTCATAA